A window of Amaranthus tricolor cultivar Red isolate AtriRed21 chromosome 8, ASM2621246v1, whole genome shotgun sequence genomic DNA:
GAAGGTACCATTTCTATGATGTATTTCATCATTTAACAGAATTTTAGCATCAAATTTTGGATGTCAATTCATTTAACGTGTTCAAAGGGATAAAGTTGTAGCTTGCGCAAAGCATTTTGTGGGTGACGGAGGGACAACCAAAGGCATTGACGAGAGCAACACAATCGTAAATACTGATGAATTGTTCAAAATCCACATGCCTGCCTATCTAGACTCGATCAGTAAAGGGGTATCGACAATTATGGTCTCGTATTCTAGCTTGAATGGGAAGAAGATGCATGCTAATCGTGATTTAATCACAGGTTATCTCAAGAACACTCTCGGGTTCAAGGTGATAACATGGTCTAAAGCTGATGCACATCCGTTTTTTCCAAAAGTTGAAcaattttcattctcattagtATCGTTTTGAATAAGCAGGGAATTGTTATCTCGGATTGGGAGGGACTTGATAGAATGACTAATCCATGGGGCGCCAACTATACAGACTCCGTCTTGGTTGGAATTCAAGCAGGATTAGACATGGTTAGTACCATTTTAGTTTAGCaaacttcattattttttttagtataatttgcaaattacagctTTAAAGGTTTGCACTTTTTGCGAATTGCAAACTTAATATTTGGCCTGAATGCTATAGcatttgatactttggtggctaTAACTCgcaataaataaacattgaagctgtaattcacaattttttttaatcactgTAAATgtgataatttattaaattttcagaTCATGGTTCCTCACAACTATACTGAATTCATTGACATTCTCACTAACCTGGTAAAGAACAACTATATTCATATGGAACGTATTGATGATGCTGTGAGGAGGATATTGCATGTCAAGTTCACAATGGGTCTCTTCGAAAACCCTATGTCTGATTTTAGCCTGGTACATGAGCTTGGTAGCCAGGTAAAACAAGAAATTTTCACAAGTTCCCTGTGTTCTATTAGTATTGGGGAAATAAAATGTTGCGTACATTCAACCCTCAGAACCCCATTCATAGAATGTACACAATCAGAAATCTTGAAAGTTTTAAGTTTCAGATTTGACTTATGTTTTCTTTTGCAGGCTCATAGAAATCTAGCAAGGGAGGCAGTTAGAAAGTCTCTTGTTCTGCTAAAAAATGGTAAAGAAGGAGAGACCCCATTACTTCCTCTCCCTAAAGAAGCAACAAGAATACTAGTAGCTGGTTCACATGCTCATAACTTGGGTTATCAATGTGGTGGATGGACTATTAATTGGCTGGGATTTACTGGTAACAATGACACAAGAGGTGAGCTATAAATTAAAAGTTCTTATTTCTAACTAGGGTATGATAGCATTTATCCAATCCCCAAAAGCCCGCCTAGGCAAGAGCCACTAATGACATAAGGGTGAAacagttttgaaattttgaaaccaAAAGATATACTTTTTGGTTTTGGAGTTGTTTTGAAGGTGAGTATAGGGATTAGGGAGTAGTTATTTTTGTGTGTAGATAAAAGATATTTGTTTAAACGTGTGGACGGGAATAAAACAGGTTTACagatttcattttgaaatatgtaaATGCGGCAATATAAGTACGCTATGATGGACTAGGAGAGTAGTTGGCATATATTGTACTGATTAAGCCAGATTTGTTGACTTAGATTGTTTATCTTTGTTTTCTTATCACTTTTTTATACAAATACTTTAAGTTGTTGGAAATATTTCACATGTGAGAAAAATTCACATCGCTAAAAATATTGGGTTGTAGACTTGTATAGAATGCTTGGTGAGTAATCCTCCTAATACCACATAGTTTTGGAAAAGAGTGAAATCATCAAGTGTTGTATGCAAGTCAATGCTCATTACCGTGGATATGTGGACCCATGGGGCGATGATATAATGAATTATCACGCCTAGCATAACCATCTGAAGAAATGAACTAACTCAAACTACCCTTTTTCTGAACAATGAGCAGGAACAACAATCCTAGATGCTGTGAAATCCAGTGTTACCCCAACTACAGAAATTGTGTACAAAGAACACCCAAATAAAGCATTTCTCAAATCCAACAACTTCACACATGCCATCATAGTCGTAGGGGAGCTTCCCTATGCAGAGTATCATGGAGATAGCCAGACACTCACAATGGCAGAACCAGGTCCCTCTATCATCAACGATGTTTGTGGGACAATCAAGTGTGTTGTCGTTGTTATCTCAGGCCGCCCCATCGTCATCGAGCCCTACATTGCATCGATCGATGCTTTGGTAGCAGCGTGGTTGCCCGGGACAGAAGGCCAAGGCATTACTGATGTGCTGTTTGGTGATTATGAGTTC
This region includes:
- the LOC130820864 gene encoding uncharacterized protein LOC130820864, whose product is MNHYKIILGWCLINLVLVSSYDWRGNSIEMADVYMKYRDENQAVEVRVEDLLSRMTLDEKIGQMTQIDRAVASFDVIKTYSIGSVLSGGDSPPFPKAKAEDWLNVINDFQEGALASRLGIPMIYGIDAVHGHANVYNATVFPHNIGLGAARDQDLIRRIGAATALEVKATGIRYAFAPCIAVCRDPRWGRCYESYSEDPEIVREMTDIIYGLQGTDPTGSQNGIPYVGGRDKVVACAKHFVGDGGTTKGIDESNTIVNTDELFKIHMPAYLDSISKGVSTIMVSYSSLNGKKMHANRDLITGYLKNTLGFKGIVISDWEGLDRMTNPWGANYTDSVLVGIQAGLDMIMVPHNYTEFIDILTNLVKNNYIHMERIDDAVRRILHVKFTMGLFENPMSDFSLVHELGSQAHRNLAREAVRKSLVLLKNGKEGETPLLPLPKEATRILVAGSHAHNLGYQCGGWTINWLGFTGNNDTRGTTILDAVKSSVTPTTEIVYKEHPNKAFLKSNNFTHAIIVVGELPYAEYHGDSQTLTMAEPGPSIINDVCGTIKCVVVVISGRPIVIEPYIASIDALVAAWLPGTEGQGITDVLFGDYEFTGKLPRTWFRTVDQLPMNVGDSYYDPLFPYGFGLTTNKIYLHDTHSEIQYE